Proteins encoded within one genomic window of Micromonospora halotolerans:
- a CDS encoding DUF1905 domain-containing protein codes for MELEFSGEVWFWRGPAPWHFVTVPDELCGELEAASASVTYGWGMIPVTARIGGTGWATSLWPKDGRYVVPVKTAVRRAEGIALGDRVDVHLTVTR; via the coding sequence GTGGAGCTGGAGTTCAGCGGCGAGGTGTGGTTCTGGCGGGGGCCCGCGCCCTGGCACTTCGTCACGGTGCCCGACGAGCTGTGCGGGGAACTGGAGGCGGCCTCGGCGTCGGTCACCTACGGCTGGGGGATGATCCCGGTGACCGCGCGGATCGGCGGGACCGGATGGGCGACGTCGCTCTGGCCGAAGGACGGGCGCTACGTCGTGCCGGTGAAGACCGCGGTCCGCCGGGCCGAAGGGATCGCGCTGGGCGACCGGGTGGACGTCCACCTGACCGTCACCCGGTGA
- a CDS encoding amino acid ABC transporter ATP-binding protein — translation MTSSPSQPAVEIRDLHKSFGPLEVLKGIDFEVGHGEVVCVIGPSGSGKSTLLRCVNLLEEPTAGRIWVNGTEMTDPDVEIDAVRRGIGMVFQSFNLFPHLTVLDNLTIAQRRVLRRGRAESERVARANLDRVGLSDKAAAFPAQLSGGQQQRVAIARSLSMDPELMLFDEPTSALDPELVGDVLTVMRKLAEDGMTMMVVTHEMAFARDVADRVVFMDGGVVVEQGPPEEVLGAPRHERTRSFLSRVLDPTHVAQLGRPGESAEPLEAPGLPADDRHQL, via the coding sequence ATGACGTCCAGCCCGTCCCAGCCCGCCGTCGAGATCCGCGACCTGCACAAGTCCTTCGGGCCGCTCGAAGTCCTCAAGGGCATCGACTTCGAGGTCGGCCACGGCGAGGTGGTCTGCGTCATCGGCCCGTCCGGGTCCGGCAAGTCCACCCTGCTGCGGTGCGTCAACCTGCTGGAGGAGCCGACCGCCGGCCGGATCTGGGTGAACGGCACCGAGATGACCGACCCGGACGTCGAGATCGACGCCGTACGCCGCGGCATCGGCATGGTCTTCCAGTCGTTCAACCTCTTCCCGCACCTCACCGTGCTCGACAACCTCACCATCGCCCAGCGCCGGGTGCTGCGGCGCGGCCGCGCCGAGTCCGAGCGGGTCGCGCGGGCCAACCTGGACCGGGTCGGCCTGAGCGACAAGGCCGCCGCGTTCCCGGCCCAGCTCTCCGGTGGGCAGCAGCAGCGCGTGGCCATCGCCCGGTCGCTGTCGATGGACCCCGAGCTGATGCTCTTCGACGAGCCGACCTCCGCGCTCGACCCCGAGCTCGTCGGCGACGTCCTCACCGTCATGCGGAAGCTGGCCGAGGACGGCATGACCATGATGGTGGTGACCCACGAGATGGCGTTCGCCCGGGACGTCGCCGACCGGGTCGTGTTCATGGACGGTGGCGTCGTGGTGGAGCAGGGCCCGCCGGAGGAGGTGCTGGGCGCGCCGCGGCACGAGCGGACCCGCTCGTTCCTCTCCCGGGTCCTCGACCCGACCCACGTCGCGCAGCTCGGCCGGCCCGGCGAGTCCGCCGAGCCGCTCGAGGCGCCTGGCCTGCCGGCCGACGACCGCCACCAGCTGTGA
- a CDS encoding amino acid ABC transporter permease, whose translation MKLRRRQRERLSLWLQYLAFVAVIAVVILAADWGRLREAFFRVDIIESMFPTVITVALRNTILYTLGAFAFGLVFGTILALMRLSRVAPYRWVATAYIELFRGLPALLVLFLVGYGIPIAFPEREIPGGVFGSIAIGLGLTAAAYMAETIRAGIQAVPKGQMEAARTLGMSHFTAMRTIVIPQAFRIVIPPLTNELILLTKDSSLAYVLGVTAQTIEVTKFGRDTLNDRVNATPLLVAGLTYLIITLPLSQVVRRLELRYAKAR comes from the coding sequence GTGAAGCTGCGACGCCGCCAGCGAGAGCGGCTGTCCCTCTGGCTCCAGTACCTGGCCTTCGTGGCCGTCATCGCCGTGGTGATCCTCGCGGCGGACTGGGGCCGGCTGCGGGAGGCGTTCTTCCGCGTCGACATCATCGAGTCGATGTTCCCGACGGTCATCACCGTCGCGCTGCGCAACACGATCCTCTACACGCTGGGCGCGTTCGCCTTCGGCCTGGTCTTCGGCACCATCCTGGCGCTGATGCGGCTGTCCCGGGTCGCCCCGTACCGGTGGGTGGCGACCGCGTACATCGAGCTGTTCCGCGGCCTGCCCGCGCTGCTCGTGCTCTTCCTGGTCGGCTACGGCATCCCGATCGCCTTCCCCGAGCGGGAGATCCCCGGCGGCGTGTTCGGCTCGATCGCGATCGGCCTCGGGCTCACCGCGGCCGCGTACATGGCCGAGACCATCCGGGCCGGCATCCAGGCCGTGCCGAAGGGGCAGATGGAGGCCGCGCGCACCCTCGGCATGTCGCACTTCACGGCCATGCGCACGATCGTCATCCCGCAGGCGTTCCGGATCGTGATCCCGCCGCTGACCAACGAGCTGATCCTGCTCACCAAGGACTCGTCGCTGGCCTACGTGCTCGGCGTGACCGCGCAGACCATCGAGGTCACGAAGTTCGGCCGGGACACGCTCAACGACCGGGTGAACGCCACCCCGCTGCTGGTGGCCGGGCTCACCTACCTGATCATCACCCTGCCGCTCTCCCAGGTGGTGCGCCGCCTCGAACTCCGCTACGCCAAGGCTCGGTGA
- a CDS encoding acyl-CoA thioesterase, whose product MGDPFRVRVTVRGYELDTQGHLNQAVYLQYGEHARWECLRAAGIPQDRLLAGGVGPVALEVTLRYLRELRGGDEVDVSCEFRWGEGKTFQIVQDLTRPDGTPVATITGVGGLLDLASRRLVPDPRVRFRQLASDPAPLNL is encoded by the coding sequence ATGGGAGATCCGTTCCGGGTGCGCGTCACCGTCCGCGGCTACGAACTCGACACGCAGGGCCACCTGAACCAGGCCGTCTACCTCCAGTACGGCGAGCACGCCCGGTGGGAGTGCCTGCGGGCGGCCGGCATCCCGCAGGACCGGCTCCTCGCCGGCGGCGTGGGGCCGGTGGCCCTGGAGGTCACCCTGCGCTACCTGCGGGAGCTGCGCGGCGGCGACGAGGTGGACGTGTCCTGCGAGTTCCGCTGGGGCGAGGGGAAGACGTTCCAGATCGTGCAGGACCTGACCCGCCCGGACGGCACCCCCGTCGCCACCATCACCGGGGTGGGTGGCCTGCTGGACCTGGCCTCCCGGCGGCTGGTGCCCGACCCCCGTGTGCGGTTCCGCCAGCTGGCCAGCGACCCGGCGCCGCTGAACCTCTGA
- a CDS encoding low temperature requirement protein A, with translation MTPFEIFFDLVFVFALTRIMSLIGQRPTPTTMVQGLILLVLLWIAWSSYTWLGNHTRAEVGVVRGGFLIAMAALFVAALAMPEAWTPGPGLDGPLLVALAYVVLRVVHLGLYHWAAAGVPGLRARIRFFAAVSAVGWVPLLLGALLSGTAHAVLWVMAFVIEIGGQRLSYARRGTWPLRSASHFTERHGLVLIIALGESLVAAGVGAASAVTALPVLGVALIGFVVTACLWWLYFDRAGPAAARVLAAATGDRRDRIASDAYSQTHLLLITGVIYLALGVEQVLGLVAGVHGGDEHGGATRLTWSASVALHGGAALFLGGRLLFLRLTGQPVPPAQPAVVVLVALLLPLGVLLPPAAALGVLGLLLLTAVAVERLSGRRVPSADS, from the coding sequence GTGACGCCGTTCGAGATCTTCTTCGACCTCGTCTTCGTCTTCGCCCTCACCCGCATCATGTCGCTGATCGGGCAGCGGCCCACCCCGACCACCATGGTGCAGGGGCTGATCCTGCTCGTGCTGCTCTGGATCGCCTGGTCCTCGTACACCTGGTTGGGCAACCACACGCGGGCCGAGGTCGGCGTGGTCCGCGGCGGGTTCCTGATCGCGATGGCGGCGCTGTTCGTGGCGGCGCTGGCCATGCCGGAGGCCTGGACACCGGGCCCGGGCCTGGACGGGCCGCTGCTCGTCGCGCTCGCCTACGTGGTGCTCCGCGTCGTCCACCTGGGGCTCTACCACTGGGCGGCGGCCGGTGTGCCGGGGCTGCGGGCGCGGATCCGGTTCTTCGCGGCGGTCAGCGCCGTCGGTTGGGTGCCGCTGCTGCTCGGCGCGCTGCTGAGCGGGACGGCGCACGCGGTGCTGTGGGTGATGGCCTTCGTCATCGAGATCGGCGGGCAACGTCTGTCGTACGCGCGCCGTGGCACCTGGCCGCTGCGCAGCGCCAGCCACTTCACCGAGCGGCACGGCCTGGTGCTGATCATCGCGCTCGGTGAGTCGCTGGTCGCCGCCGGGGTGGGCGCCGCGTCGGCGGTGACCGCGCTGCCGGTCCTCGGCGTGGCGCTGATCGGCTTCGTGGTCACCGCCTGCCTGTGGTGGCTGTACTTCGACCGGGCCGGGCCGGCCGCCGCCCGCGTCCTCGCCGCGGCGACGGGGGACCGGCGGGACCGGATCGCCTCGGACGCCTACAGCCAGACCCACCTGCTGCTGATCACCGGGGTCATCTACCTGGCCCTCGGCGTCGAGCAGGTGCTCGGCCTCGTCGCCGGGGTGCACGGCGGCGACGAGCACGGCGGCGCCACCAGGCTGACCTGGTCCGCCTCGGTCGCGCTGCACGGGGGCGCCGCGCTCTTCCTGGGCGGCCGGCTGCTCTTCCTGCGGCTCACCGGGCAGCCGGTCCCGCCGGCGCAGCCGGCCGTCGTCGTGCTGGTCGCGCTCCTGCTCCCACTCGGTGTGCTGCTGCCGCCCGCTGCGGCGCTCGGCGTGCTCGGCCTGCTCCTGCTCACCGCGGTCGCCGTCGAGCGGCTGTCCGGGCGGCGCGTCCCGTCCGCCGACTCCTGA
- a CDS encoding response regulator transcription factor, whose product MPPVTRVVLAEDEVLLREGLVGLLTRFGFAVVAAVGTAPELLDAARAHRPELLVTDIRMPPEHRDDGLRAAVTLRAERPDLAVVVLSQHVQSGYAAALLDSGDGRRVGYLLKDRVADVAEFADTLRRVAAGGTAVDPDVVRHLLRRPRDPLAALSPREREVLALVAEGHSNGAIAARLHVTEAAVGKHVGNILTKLDLPPADDTNRRVLAVLAYLRAGR is encoded by the coding sequence GTGCCGCCCGTGACCCGCGTGGTGCTCGCCGAGGACGAGGTCCTCCTGCGGGAGGGCCTGGTCGGGCTGCTGACCCGGTTCGGCTTCGCCGTGGTCGCCGCCGTGGGCACGGCGCCCGAGTTGCTCGACGCGGCCCGCGCCCACCGGCCGGAGCTGCTGGTGACCGACATCCGCATGCCGCCCGAGCACCGCGACGACGGGCTGCGCGCGGCCGTCACGCTGCGCGCGGAGCGACCCGACCTGGCCGTGGTGGTGCTCAGCCAGCACGTGCAGAGCGGGTACGCGGCCGCGCTGCTCGACAGCGGCGACGGCCGGCGGGTCGGCTACCTGCTCAAGGACCGGGTCGCCGACGTCGCCGAGTTCGCCGACACCCTGCGCCGGGTGGCGGCCGGCGGCACGGCGGTCGACCCCGACGTGGTGCGGCACCTGCTGCGCCGCCCCCGCGATCCCCTGGCGGCCCTGTCGCCGCGGGAGCGGGAGGTGCTGGCGCTGGTCGCCGAGGGCCACTCCAACGGGGCGATCGCGGCGCGGCTGCACGTCACCGAGGCGGCGGTCGGCAAGCACGTCGGGAACATCCTCACCAAGCTCGACCTGCCGCCCGCCGACGACACCAACCGGCGGGTGCTGGCCGTGCTCGCCTACCTGCGGGCCGGCCGCTAG
- a CDS encoding TetR family transcriptional regulator, translated as MTDSAEQSRADATRARLLDAAVSAFAERGFHGTTTRDIAAAAGLSPAALYVHHRSKEELLYLISRSGHEHVLRLVREAVASSADPATALRRVVHDFVVTHARDHTTTRVVNYELAALSPAHLAEIREIRHHIEQAIRQLVEAGVTAGVFETPDPRMAAAALLSLGVDVGRWYRDGGDLVPEYIAARYAEMALRIVGAR; from the coding sequence GTGACCGACAGCGCCGAGCAGTCCCGCGCCGACGCGACGCGCGCCCGGCTGCTGGACGCGGCCGTCAGCGCGTTCGCCGAGCGGGGCTTCCACGGCACGACCACCCGCGACATCGCGGCGGCGGCCGGGCTGAGCCCCGCCGCGCTCTACGTGCACCACCGGTCCAAGGAGGAGCTGCTCTACCTGATCTCGCGGTCGGGGCACGAGCACGTGCTGCGGCTGGTGCGGGAGGCGGTCGCCTCGTCCGCCGACCCGGCCACGGCGCTGCGGCGGGTGGTCCACGACTTCGTCGTGACGCACGCCCGCGACCACACCACCACCCGGGTGGTGAACTACGAGCTGGCGGCGCTCAGCCCCGCGCACCTGGCCGAGATCCGCGAGATCCGCCACCACATCGAGCAGGCGATCCGGCAGCTCGTGGAGGCGGGCGTCACGGCCGGGGTGTTCGAGACCCCGGACCCCCGGATGGCGGCCGCCGCGCTGCTGTCCCTCGGCGTCGACGTGGGCCGGTGGTACCGGGACGGCGGCGACCTGGTGCCCGAGTACATCGCCGCGCGGTACGCCGAGATGGCGCTGCGGATCGTCGGCGCCCGCTGA
- a CDS encoding basic amino acid ABC transporter substrate-binding protein codes for MTFQSAVRRAGIVVAIAALAASAGCAKKEDGETQASGVKLVEKGKLTVCTHLPYAPFQSKDASGKVIGFDVDLMDLVAKDLGVEQKIVDTPFEGIKSGQDLNTGKCDAAAAGMTITEERQKVMNFSDPYFDATQAMLVKTGKAYKTLDDLRGKKLGVQAATTGRDYAKKVAEEKGLQLVEFEDLAAEQQALANGQIEAAINDLPVWTEYIKEHQGGFEVAAEFDTGEQYGFSVKKDGNPELLKKINDALAKAKQDGTYNTIYEKWIGKKPTA; via the coding sequence GTGACGTTCCAGAGCGCAGTCCGCAGGGCTGGCATCGTCGTGGCGATCGCCGCCCTCGCGGCGAGCGCGGGATGCGCCAAGAAGGAGGACGGCGAGACCCAGGCGAGCGGGGTCAAGCTCGTCGAGAAGGGCAAGCTCACCGTCTGCACCCACCTGCCCTACGCGCCGTTCCAGTCCAAGGACGCGAGCGGCAAGGTGATCGGTTTCGACGTCGACCTCATGGACCTGGTCGCCAAGGACCTGGGCGTCGAGCAGAAGATCGTCGACACGCCGTTCGAGGGGATCAAGTCCGGCCAGGACCTGAACACCGGCAAGTGCGACGCCGCCGCCGCCGGCATGACGATCACCGAGGAACGGCAGAAGGTCATGAACTTCTCCGACCCGTACTTCGACGCGACCCAGGCCATGCTGGTCAAGACCGGCAAGGCGTACAAGACGCTCGACGACCTGCGGGGCAAGAAGCTCGGCGTCCAGGCCGCGACGACCGGCCGCGACTACGCCAAGAAGGTCGCCGAGGAGAAGGGCCTGCAGCTCGTCGAGTTCGAGGACCTCGCCGCCGAGCAGCAGGCGCTGGCCAACGGCCAGATCGAGGCCGCCATCAACGACCTGCCGGTCTGGACCGAGTACATCAAGGAGCACCAGGGCGGCTTCGAGGTGGCGGCCGAGTTCGACACCGGTGAGCAGTACGGCTTCTCGGTGAAGAAGGACGGCAACCCGGAGCTGCTCAAGAAGATCAACGACGCGCTCGCCAAGGCGAAGCAGGACGGCACCTACAACACGATCTACGAGAAGTGGATCGGGAAGAAGCCGACCGCCTGA
- a CDS encoding isovaleryl-CoA dehydrogenase encodes MTTHEVFNQVPPLADHDAADDPALLDGLDREGAGWAAAEVHELGRLGGSAPAIEHGRLANEHPPVLRTHDRYGHRIDEVEFHPAWHELMRTAVGHGLHAAPWADERPGAHVARAAKFYVWRPDAGHGCPISMTYAAVPALRHSPDLAARYEPLLTATAYDFGLRPPLAKRGLLAGMSMTEKQGGSDVRANTTVAHPDPDGAYRLVGHKWFTSAPMCDVFLTLAQAPGGLTCFLVPRVLPDGTRNPMRLMRLKDKLGNRSNASAEIEYEHAVAWRVGDEGRGVRTIIDMVNLTRLDCVIGAAAGMRQGLITAVHHATHRRTFGRYLVDQPLMRNVLADLAVESEAATVLMMRLAGATDRSARGDAGETAFKRLALAVGKYWVCKRWPAHAAEALECLGGNGYVEESGMPRLFRESPLNSIWEGSGNVAALDVLRAVAKEPEVVEAFRAEVTAAAGADPRLDAALRQVQADLSDHDELELRARRVVERLALVLQGALLVRHGHPAVADAFCASRLGGDHGQAFGTLPSGVDFAAIIARAAPKVG; translated from the coding sequence GTGACGACACACGAGGTGTTCAACCAGGTTCCCCCGCTGGCCGACCACGACGCGGCGGACGACCCGGCGCTGCTCGACGGGCTGGACCGGGAGGGCGCCGGCTGGGCCGCCGCCGAGGTGCACGAGCTCGGCCGGCTCGGCGGCTCGGCGCCGGCGATCGAGCACGGGCGGCTGGCGAACGAGCACCCGCCGGTGCTGCGCACCCACGACCGCTACGGCCACCGGATCGACGAGGTGGAGTTCCACCCGGCCTGGCACGAGCTGATGCGCACGGCCGTCGGCCACGGCCTGCACGCCGCGCCGTGGGCCGACGAACGGCCGGGCGCCCACGTGGCCCGGGCGGCCAAGTTCTACGTGTGGCGACCCGACGCCGGCCACGGCTGCCCCATCTCGATGACCTACGCGGCCGTGCCCGCGCTGCGGCACAGCCCGGACCTGGCCGCGCGGTACGAGCCGCTGCTCACCGCGACGGCGTACGACTTCGGGCTGCGCCCCCCGCTGGCCAAGCGGGGCCTGCTGGCCGGCATGTCGATGACGGAGAAGCAGGGCGGGTCGGACGTCCGCGCCAACACCACCGTCGCCCATCCCGACCCGGACGGCGCCTACCGGCTCGTCGGGCACAAGTGGTTCACGTCGGCGCCGATGTGCGACGTCTTCCTCACCCTCGCCCAGGCGCCGGGCGGGCTCACCTGCTTCCTGGTCCCGCGCGTTCTGCCGGACGGCACGCGCAACCCGATGCGGCTCATGCGCCTCAAGGACAAGCTCGGCAACCGGTCCAACGCCTCGGCGGAGATCGAGTACGAGCACGCCGTCGCCTGGCGCGTCGGCGACGAGGGCCGGGGCGTGCGCACGATCATCGACATGGTCAACCTGACCCGCCTCGACTGCGTGATCGGCGCGGCGGCCGGGATGCGCCAGGGGCTGATCACCGCCGTCCACCACGCCACCCACCGGCGGACCTTCGGCCGCTACCTGGTCGACCAGCCGCTCATGCGCAACGTCCTCGCCGACCTGGCGGTCGAGTCGGAGGCCGCCACCGTCCTCATGATGCGGCTCGCCGGAGCCACCGACCGGTCGGCGCGCGGCGACGCCGGGGAGACGGCCTTCAAGCGGCTCGCCCTCGCCGTGGGCAAGTACTGGGTGTGCAAGCGCTGGCCGGCGCATGCCGCCGAGGCCCTGGAATGCCTGGGCGGCAACGGCTACGTCGAGGAGTCGGGCATGCCGCGGCTGTTCCGCGAGTCGCCGCTGAACTCGATCTGGGAGGGCTCCGGCAACGTGGCCGCGCTGGACGTGCTGCGCGCGGTCGCGAAGGAGCCCGAGGTCGTGGAGGCGTTCCGGGCCGAGGTGACCGCCGCCGCCGGCGCGGACCCGCGGCTGGACGCCGCGCTACGCCAGGTGCAGGCCGACCTGTCCGACCACGACGAGCTCGAACTGCGGGCCCGCCGGGTCGTCGAGCGGCTCGCCCTGGTCCTGCAGGGCGCACTGCTGGTGCGGCACGGCCACCCGGCCGTCGCCGACGCCTTCTGCGCCTCCCGCCTCGGCGGCGACCACGGCCAGGCGTTCGGCACCCTGCCCAGCGGTGTCGACTTCGCCGCGATCATCGCCCGGGCCGCGCCCAAGGTGGGCTGA
- a CDS encoding DUF998 domain-containing protein, translated as MDRDRLGAACWLLAAPLFLAANVVVGLAWRQPPFSWATNNISDLGNVTCGLWDSTRPRPVCSPWHGVMNGATAATAALLALGVLLTWPALGRGAAATASRLLTLAAAGGYALAAAAPADVDENRHFLAALLIFVLGNLGMLVAALARRSSVLGGMRAASLVLGSTGVAGVVLFLAQVDLGIGVGGMERVAVFPLLVWTVLVAVRMVRAGRDRRLS; from the coding sequence ATGGATCGTGACCGTCTCGGCGCCGCCTGCTGGCTGCTCGCCGCACCCCTGTTCCTGGCCGCGAACGTGGTCGTCGGGCTGGCCTGGCGCCAGCCGCCGTTCAGCTGGGCCACCAACAACATCAGCGACCTCGGCAACGTGACCTGCGGGCTGTGGGACAGCACCCGGCCCCGCCCGGTCTGCTCGCCCTGGCACGGCGTGATGAACGGCGCGACGGCCGCCACCGCCGCCCTGCTCGCGCTCGGGGTGCTGCTCACCTGGCCGGCGCTCGGCCGCGGGGCCGCCGCCACGGCGTCGCGGCTGCTCACCCTCGCGGCCGCGGGCGGGTACGCCCTGGCCGCCGCCGCCCCGGCCGACGTCGACGAGAACCGGCACTTCCTGGCCGCACTGCTGATCTTCGTGCTGGGCAACCTCGGGATGCTGGTGGCGGCGCTGGCCCGGCGGTCGTCGGTGCTCGGCGGGATGCGGGCGGCCAGCCTGGTCCTCGGGTCCACCGGGGTGGCCGGCGTGGTGCTCTTCCTCGCGCAGGTCGACCTGGGCATCGGCGTCGGGGGCATGGAACGGGTGGCCGTCTTCCCGCTGCTGGTGTGGACCGTGCTGGTCGCCGTGCGGATGGTGCGGGCGGGGCGGGATCGACGCCTATCCTGA
- a CDS encoding TetR/AcrR family transcriptional regulator encodes MAYRSTERVKARLSASRQRIITAALEIMAGHGYAGCSVAAVAERAGVATGTVYRHFPTKADLFAEVFRTASQREVDAVARAAAQRATVAARMSAVVETFAGRALQSPRLAYALLAEPVDPAVDAERLTFRRAYADLIAGHVAAGVASGELPAQDTELTATALVGALAEAMVGPLAAGVAGPGTIPDLIRFIHRALGVSP; translated from the coding sequence GTGGCGTACCGGAGCACCGAGCGGGTGAAGGCCCGGCTGAGCGCCTCCCGGCAGCGGATCATCACGGCCGCGCTGGAGATCATGGCCGGCCACGGCTACGCGGGCTGCTCGGTCGCGGCCGTCGCCGAGCGGGCCGGCGTCGCGACGGGCACCGTCTACCGCCACTTCCCCACCAAGGCCGACCTCTTCGCCGAGGTGTTCCGCACCGCCTCCCAGCGGGAGGTGGACGCCGTGGCGCGCGCCGCGGCGCAGCGGGCCACCGTCGCCGCGCGGATGTCGGCCGTCGTCGAGACGTTCGCCGGCCGCGCCCTGCAGTCCCCCCGGCTGGCGTACGCGCTGCTCGCCGAGCCGGTCGACCCGGCGGTCGACGCCGAGCGGCTCACCTTCCGCCGCGCCTACGCCGACCTGATCGCCGGTCACGTGGCGGCGGGCGTGGCGAGCGGCGAACTGCCCGCGCAGGACACCGAGTTGACCGCGACCGCGCTGGTCGGCGCCCTGGCCGAGGCCATGGTCGGCCCGCTGGCCGCCGGGGTCGCCGGCCCGGGCACCATCCCCGACCTGATCCGGTTCATCCACCGCGCGCTGGGAGTATCGCCGTGA
- a CDS encoding sensor histidine kinase, whose protein sequence is MTLDEPRHLAEALRRRRYLISAWPWRALAYAVTTVPLAGVLAVGLFVVGAPLLAVVTAAQRGRPVALPLVVVLTVVALAAVAVAPLVSAPLAVVDRWRLGLVDGRPLPGPGVRGLAARYTTGAAWREVAYAAWLGGAVPLAYGMFALLVLLDVLLLAGPWVAGGTDRIVLGWTTVDSPRAAVPYAVAALLAVPGLGYLAGLLVAAQAGVARWLLGAPSDGPALREVTRSRARLVGAYEAERRRIERDVHDGAQPRLTSLTLQLGLARLDVPEDSPAAKPLAIAHEQAKELMVTLRRIVQGIRPQQLAELGLAGAVGELAARATVPVTVRAELTRPVPELVETTAWYVVSEALGNVARHAGATRAEVRLTRPDRRLVVEVEDDGRGGADPARGTGLTGLADRVAAVDGRLLLASPPGGPTLVRVELPCRP, encoded by the coding sequence ATGACCTTGGACGAACCCCGGCACCTGGCGGAGGCCCTGCGCCGGCGCCGCTACCTGATCTCCGCCTGGCCGTGGCGCGCGCTGGCGTACGCCGTCACCACCGTGCCGCTGGCCGGCGTCCTCGCGGTCGGGTTGTTCGTGGTGGGGGCGCCGCTGCTCGCGGTGGTGACCGCGGCGCAGCGGGGCCGCCCCGTGGCCCTCCCCCTCGTCGTCGTGCTCACCGTCGTCGCCCTGGCCGCGGTGGCCGTCGCCCCGCTGGTGAGCGCCCCGCTGGCCGTGGTCGACCGCTGGCGGCTGGGCCTGGTCGACGGGCGCCCGCTGCCGGGACCCGGGGTGCGCGGGCTGGCCGCCCGGTACACCACCGGCGCGGCGTGGCGCGAGGTGGCGTACGCGGCCTGGCTGGGCGGCGCCGTGCCGCTGGCGTACGGGATGTTCGCCCTGCTCGTCCTGCTCGACGTCCTCCTGCTCGCGGGTCCGTGGGTGGCCGGCGGCACCGACCGGATCGTGCTCGGGTGGACCACCGTGGACAGCCCGCGCGCGGCGGTTCCGTACGCCGTCGCGGCGCTGCTCGCCGTGCCGGGGCTGGGCTATCTGGCGGGTTTGCTCGTCGCGGCCCAGGCCGGGGTGGCCCGCTGGCTGCTCGGCGCCCCGTCCGACGGGCCGGCGCTGCGCGAGGTCACCCGCTCCCGTGCCCGGCTGGTCGGCGCGTACGAGGCGGAACGCCGCCGGATCGAGCGGGACGTGCACGACGGGGCCCAGCCGCGGCTGACCAGCCTCACCCTCCAGCTCGGCCTGGCCCGGCTCGACGTGCCCGAGGACTCCCCCGCCGCGAAGCCGCTGGCGATCGCCCACGAGCAGGCCAAGGAGCTCATGGTCACGCTGCGGCGGATCGTGCAGGGCATCCGCCCGCAGCAGCTCGCCGAGCTGGGTCTGGCCGGCGCCGTCGGCGAGCTGGCCGCCCGGGCCACCGTGCCGGTCACGGTGCGCGCCGAGCTCACCCGGCCAGTCCCGGAGCTGGTCGAGACCACCGCCTGGTACGTGGTCTCCGAGGCGCTGGGCAACGTCGCCCGGCACGCCGGGGCCACCCGCGCCGAGGTGCGGCTCACCCGCCCGGACCGGCGCCTGGTCGTGGAGGTGGAGGACGACGGCAGGGGCGGGGCCGACCCGGCCCGGGGCACCGGGTTGACCGGGCTGGCCGACCGGGTCGCCGCGGTGGACGGGCGGTTGCTGCTCGCCAGCCCGCCCGGTGGCCCTACCCTCGTCCGGGTGGAGCTGCCGTGCCGCCCGTGA